The following is a genomic window from Balneolales bacterium ANBcel1.
GAACTGAAGCACGTGATCCAGTATGCAACCAACTGCTTCCAGGGGGATGCGGGCAATCAGTCGTGGCTCGAAATGGACGCCACCATGATGGAGAATATCGTTTTTCCCCAGGTTAACGACTATTATAACTACATCACTTCCAACAGTTCGGTATTTCGCGCTCCGCACCACGGAATTCCTTCCGAGAGTGTAGCAGATTCTTACGGGCATGTGACCTGGTCGCTGTTTTATGCCGAATACCTGACAATGGATTACTGGGCCGGCACCTGGGATGCCATCGCCGATGACCATTTTATACCCATGGCCGATGCGATGAAAAAAACGCTGCGGAAACCATCCGATGCCGCCAGTGACCGGGCATTTTCCTCAAAACTGGCAAGAAACCATCTATGGCATGCTACTGCGGGATCGCGACAGATTCCGGGATATGGATTCAGCGAAGCGGATGCATACCCCGATGCTTATATGGCGGAACAGGTTTATCCGATACCGGAACGATATAATGACTGGCTCGAGCTCCCTCCCCTTTCGGGTACGTACCGCATGCTTCGGCCCGGCCCGGGTCAAATCGGAGAAATCGACCTTCACTTTACCCATAACCACCATCAGGCAGCGGTCGGTATTGTGGGCTATCAAAGGGATGGCGGCGCCATGGAATGGATCGTGCCGGCTGCGGAAGGAAACGAAACACAGAGCGTGTCCCCTTTCACAACAGCCGATCTGGACTCTTTCATCGTTGTAATTGTCAACGCGGATCGCTCTGAGCCGCTGGATTATTCCATTGAGCTGAGTGTTCGCAGTGTTCCGGAAATTGCCACACTGGAACACAATTACCCCAATCCTTTTAGTACCTCACGGGGCGCTCCGCACACGCGGATTGTTTTCAGTGTGCCTGAGGATTCCAGGGTATCCATAACCATGTATGATGTGCTTGGAAGGAGAGTCAGGGTTATTCTGGATGAGGAAATGAAGGCGGGACGTCATGAGGTACCGGTGGATGCCGGCGGACTCCCATCCGGAGTCTATCTCTATCGTTTTCGCACAGAAGATGTACAACAAACAGGTAAAATGACGTTGATACGGTAATGGGGAGTTTCGTTTGCACATTGATGGCGGCGGCCCCAACGACCTCAAACAGGGTGGTTTGCGGAGGAAGC
Proteins encoded in this region:
- a CDS encoding T9SS type A sorting domain-containing protein; the protein is MRSAPLLVSFALSATLFMMLPPEPVKGYEAAAIPASERTFDTKGKESDRPAHAAQKGPGHDDPVKCFTPHVIRHQADPASTDPEVLAKMQEVQNLLIPGEQEFLSESGRFRLLYVTEGTHAVPTEGSNGSGVPDYVEWAAEYADYAFRKQVEELGFVDPSVHQGVECGSRIGEWQDTTLSIRFRSFGFYGLFFPSSPFEIQVHNNFRGFPPNTDPDGHVHGALRATIAHELKHVIQYATNCFQGDAGNQSWLEMDATMMENIVFPQVNDYYNYITSNSSVFRAPHHGIPSESVADSYGHVTWSLFYAEYLTMDYWAGTWDAIADDHFIPMADAMKKTLRKPSDAASDRAFSSKLARNHLWHATAGSRQIPGYGFSEADAYPDAYMAEQVYPIPERYNDWLELPPLSGTYRMLRPGPGQIGEIDLHFTHNHHQAAVGIVGYQRDGGAMEWIVPAAEGNETQSVSPFTTADLDSFIVVIVNADRSEPLDYSIELSVRSVPEIATLEHNYPNPFSTSRGAPHTRIVFSVPEDSRVSITMYDVLGRRVRVILDEEMKAGRHEVPVDAGGLPSGVYLYRFRTEDVQQTGKMTLIR